The nucleotide sequence CCCGCTCTGCTGCTGTAGCTCCAAGACCTGTTGTTTTTCAGGTCACTGCACTCTCAAACAGTTAGCAGCTTCCTTGCTATTTTCCCTGACGTGCGTCACATTACATTGCTTTTGTTTGAAGCCGGGTCCTCTGACCCTGTCGCTAACAATAAGGGATCCTCTGCTCCTCCCAAGCCATATTCTGACACGTTTGCTCCTATGGGTCATGTCTCCCCATGCACGTTTGGGGCAGCGGGGGAAGGTTAACTCTGCAGTTGGCACAACCATCTCCTTGCAAAAATGGAGGTTGGGCTGGCGTTTAGGCTGGGATTTTCATGTTGTGCTGTTTTAATAGCTGTTCGGAGCAATCTGTGGAGGACGTTGCCCCAACCACTGCTCGATGTTTGTGCTGGATGGGATGGCATCAGGCTGTGTGATGGGCCCCTGGGTGTTCTGATGGGGGTACAGAGGGGGAGAAAGCCCCATGCACCTTTTTTCCCACCTCCGCACTCGACCATCACAACAAACCCCTTCTCCCTTCTGAAGGAGGATCCCAGAAGGACCCTGAGCTCAAAGTCCTGGATGCGTTGGCCAGCCTTCCGGCCCTCTGCCAGCGTGACATGGGTACGAAATGCCCTTGGAGAGGGGGGAGTGGGGGCCACGGAGCTGTTGGTTGGCCCTCACCCAACTGTCTCGCATTTCGCTGGGCCTGTGGTGAGGCAAACCTGGACCCAGGATGCCAAGGGTTTATTTCCAGGCCTTAGAGGACAGCCCGGTAGACATACTGGTTAGACTGGGGTAGGGAGAGGCAAATTGAAGCTGAGATGCTTGGTTACATAGCAGCTGTGGAAACGGTCATCTTGGAGAGAAGGGAATGGAAACAGAAGCCAGGGGTCCAGGAATTTATTCACCCTGCCTGGCTTGGCCTCCTGTATTTCCTAAGGGACCTCTTGAACTTCACATATTGTTCCATAAGGGTATAATTGCCCGGGCAGTTTTTCTTATTACCATTTTTGTCGGATCATTCAAAGGAAAGGCTAATGAATGAATAGAAGGAAATtattaatcttttgttttcctttgggggAGGTAGGACAGGGGAAGCCACAGAAACCTTTGCAGGTGTGAGGAGCTTGGGAGGACCCTGCATACTCACCTCTGGAAGCATTTCAGCAAACCATTTCCATGCCAGGCATGTTTCCAGCACCTAGGCTGTTCTGTGCTTAAGTGTCCCTATCCTCCTGCTTTGGACTGTAAGCCTCATAGAAGGTTGATGTTTCTGTGTTTGCCCCTAGGGGACAGGAAGCTCTTTGTGGGCATGTTAAATAAGCAGCAGTCTGAGGATGACGTGCTCCGACTCTTTGAACCATTTggggtcattgatgaatgtacAGTGCTCCGCGGACCTGATGGTAACAGCAAAGGTGTGAACCCCTCTGTGTGTTgtgccccttctccctcctcttcagGTAGCGCTTACCTACCTCACCGCCTGGGTCTCCTTTCCACCGGGGCGTTACTCCCCTGCCCATCTTTAGGGGAACCCGTATCACGGGCAGGGCAGGAAGAAGCTGCAAGGAAAGCCTGGGGAAGATGGGGAAGATGGGCAAGAGACCAAGGtgaaaggagagggagcagagcacgATGAGTGGCTGAGCTACGGGGATCGCTGGTGAGCCTTTGGGCCCGCGATTTCAAATGTTTGTACCCACAGTTAGGAGTGCATAGAGAATTTGGGAAAGTGGTAATCGGGGGCAAGGGTGAAGATGGTGACATCGTCTATAGAGTATAGCATCGAAGTAACGATTCGAGACCCTTCCTGTGTTTTCCAGGATAGAGGACTTGGGATGAGTCATCCTTTTTGTTCCCTGCTTTCTTGGGGTGGCTTTCCTTTGCCCTGCCCGAGTTCCAGATACTGTCCCTTGCGTGATGTTGCAGGGGGCCCTTTCACGGCAGTCCTGTCACTGCAATCTCCTGTGCTCTTTCTGTCCCTTTCCAGGCTGTGCTTTTGTAAAGTTCTCATCTCACACAGAGGCTCAGGCAGCAATCCACGCACTCCATGGCAGCCAGACAATGCCCGTGAGTATAAGGCCAGGGTACCTACCCTCATCCTCTTCCCATCACACCATTGCAGGGACCTCCCCTCACTGTCCAAAACCATGACAGGTTCGACTGCGGTTTCCAGCTCGCGTGGTtgtggagggtgggggggtgtgtgtggggggtgtgtgtgtgtgtgtgtgtgtccacatCCGTGCTCTTGTATTTGGGAACCATCCTGTCTCCTGGGCTGGTGTGTGTATCTATGTCCAGACTGACAGTGACAGCTATAAAGGCTAAACAAAAGAGAGCCGAGAACCAGGCCATGAATTTGGCTCAGAGGCGGCTACCTGGAGTAATTCAAAACCGAGCAGGGTGCGAGCTAACAGTTCAGCGATGTGAGCAGTCAGGACTCCCACGTCTGAGCGCACTCCCCGCCTTCTCTTGTTCAGGCAGTCGAGGAGGCCTCTGGGGCAGGCTGGGTGTGGGGCGGAATGCTTTGTGCATCCTGTGGGGCTGTGTAGCCGCAGCTGTGCCTTCGTGTGCAAGTGGAGCTGCAGTCGTCATCTCGTCTCTCACAATCTCTAACCTGGATTTGGGGCACCTTGTGGGCAGGACGGTGCATTGCTGCAGCCGGGGTATTtccagctgccaggagctgctcagcCTAGCCAGCCGAGCTCATGGTGGTGGAAAGATGGTGCTTGTGGCTGACGGTGTCCTGGGTGTTCCCGCCTGCACCTTGGTGAACACAGACGGGGATTTGCGCACCCGCTTGCGCAGCTGTGCAAGGCCCAGGGTgtgcggggaagggggggcgagGGAAGGgttggatggacggatggatggggAAGGGCACAGCCCAGGCTCCGAGCAGCTCCCGAGCGCGTTCACACCAATATTTgctcttctgctcctcttcccgctcctctctgctgcctgttctgccccatcccacctcGCCTGACTGCTGACTCTCTGGCTGTCCCacacctctcctcctgccgctcctctctctgtctcctctctctgTGCCCAGGGCGCCTCCTCCAGTCTAGTGGTGAAGTTTGCTGACACAGATAAGGAGAGGACCCTCCGTCGTATGCAGCAAATGGTGGGGCAGCTGGGGATATTCACTCCATCTCTCACCTTGCCGTTCAGCCCATACAGCGCCTATGCGCAGGCTGTGAGTATCGCGCGTGTGTGCGTGGGGAAAGGCTGCCCTCCTGGCTATGGGGCAACACCGTACCTGAGCTGGGAGACCACCGGCGGCTCTCTGTAACACGCGGGAAAGCTTCCCGGCACCCGGGAGTTGTTCCTGGCTTCAGTTTCTCCAGTCAGCAGCCTAATCTTTGTGCATTTCTCTCCTGGAAGGGGTGACAGGAGAGAGCTGGGACCTTCTCAACGTGAGGGTGGATTTCGCTGGTGCGGTGTAGGCTGGCAGAGGTGTCTGGGAACAGGTCAAGCATGACCCAACGTCTTTCCATCTTGTTTTGAGAACAGCTCAGAGCCACGATTCCTGGGTGATGTCTGCCAGACATGACAGTCTGCCAGCTTGTGAACTCTTCCTCAGGGTCTATGGCACAAACGTGTGTGTCTCTGTTTTTGGAGCACCGCGAGAGCCCTGCACCCGGCTTCGtgtgtttatttctctgctgaaattCTCAGGAGGGCCCTAATCCCCCCAGGGTTTTCTCTCACGGGTAGCGTGACCGTGGGGTTTGCAGGATGCTGGAGAGGGAGCTGTGGGTAGCAGAGGGCCAGAGGTGTTCCAGCAGTCTCTGACTCGTCTGGCAAGACTGGCTGTGCTTTGGCTCTTGGTGAGAGAACCTCATTGCCTCGGATGGTGGTGATTGCCAACACGGAGGGAGGTTCCCAAACTCAGCAAGTCCCTGATCAGCTGTGGTGGAGCATCTTTTGGGTCTTCTTGGTGACTCTCACTTTCAGGTCTCTGCTACCAGTTATAAAGCCCATGGAAGGAGGCTcagaaattcatagaatcatagaatcttcatggttggaaaggacctttgagatcatcgagtccaaccgtacacacacacacaaaaaaaaaaaaaaaaattgctcaaggCATGAGAGGTCCTTGTGTCAAACAAAGAACTCAAAGGTAGATACTATTACCAAAAGTAATTTTGCTGGGAGGGGAACGCAAATAAACCTGTGTTTCTAATATATATGGACACCTCTTTCAGCTCTGGCTTCAGTGGCGACTTGGTGTGGCTGCCTTCCACCTGCGTGACAGAGGAGGAACAGTTTCTCAATTGGTGGTGGTTTCCTCTCAGAGAATTCCCCGAAACTGCCAAATGCCATTTAAGTGTGTGGCAAAAGAAAAGAGGCTCCATGCCGCTGGGCAATTTTGGAACTGTCAGGGTttaaccccaggcaccagctaGGACCGCGCCGCCGCTTGTGCGGTTGTCTCCTTTCCGCCCCCCGCTAGAAGCgtagagagaagagggaaaaaaagaggggaaaggaaagggaaaaaaactcgtaggttgagataaagagagtttaatagaataataacagaaaagggaagataacaacaacaacaataataataatggtaaaagaatatacaagataaagtaatacGACACAAGTCGCTCTCCCCACCCTGTGAATTGGTTGCTCAGCTCCTCCCCAGCAGTGATTGCGGATCCTTCCCCtgccggccaacccccatttaagTAGTGAGCATGACATCTacggtacggaatattccattgacagttctgttttctgtctgtgctccttctcagcttctaggGGAAGCTTAAAACaagtccttgactagtataaaTACCACCTAGCAACACCTAAACGAGTCTGCATTACTGACATCCCTTTCAgagcaaatctgaaaacacagcaaccgctgggaagaaaatgaactctatcccagctgaaaccaggaaccaaacGCAGAATTTGTCCAACGCAGGTTATTTGATTCTTCTTGTGTAATGAGGCTGAGAACAGCTGTGCCGTTCCAAGCTCCAAGGCTTCCAGAAGAATGGTTGAGAGGGGAGGAGCCTTTCTGACCAGTATCTCTTGCCAGCACCAGTCTTTTCTCTCCAGCCCCGTAATCCGCAAGCCAGCTCTACCTGAGGTCTAAGGTTGTAGCTTCGCTCAGCTGTGGGTCAGCTATGAGACGAGCATTCTGCCCTACCTTCTGCTCTCATGGAGCTGGCGCTAACTCGGGCACAGTAGGATGGAGAGGGAGGCAGGAATGGATCACGCGGTGAGGTTATGGTGGCAGAAAGTGCTTTATTAGCTTATGGTCCAGGCTGTGTAAGGAAGGAGAGTAGCGAGAGCTTCCAGACTTGATCTTCGAGTGCCCTCCAAGCTTCCGAAACTCCTACTGATGACAAGAAGCCAGTCAGGCCCAGAATGTGCTCCTTGCTTCTCTGCATCTTCTTTCTCCTCAGTTGTGTCTGTCAGTTTGCTGCTTTGTCTGTGATTCTTCACTGGCCGCCTTTATTTTGGCTTTCCCCTTGACTCAAGACTCAGCCCGTCTCCCGCTgtcaggttttttcctccttttccttctcctttccactGGTTTTggttctctctcctcctttctgagGCACTGACCTCACACCTGATTGTTTCTTCTCTTGTGTCATCCCAGTCTTTAGTCTCCCTTCTCCTGGAGGAGAGATCCTGGCCAGTTCTCGTATGCATACAGCGTCCCCATCAGAGGGAGAGGGTATCAGCCCTTGGAAATCCCAGCTAATATCTCTGGAAGCGGGGACAGAAGGGAGGGATTTCCTTGCTGAATCTCCTAACGGCACCTTCAAAATGTCCTGCCACGGGCAGCTTTTGGGAGCTGGAACCTCTGGTACGCCCAGGGCTCGAGGGAACTCCAGCGCAGTTCCTGCTTGCGTGGTGCAGGGCTTGGAGAACCCCCAGGGTTCCTCACGGGCCCAGGACACGCAGCTAACAATCATCGACGTGGTGGAGTCAGACCGAGAGGAGCGAGTGCTGCCGGAGCGAACTCCTGCATCACAGGCATTGCTTCGTCCCTTCACAAGTGAATAAGCCaacagctttctctccctgtccccacgggATTTGCTGCCTCGCCAAGGCAAAGCGGTTCCCAGAGGCTCTGGCCTAAGAAGAATAAGTTTGGAgcttgggttgtttgggtttttgcttgttttttttcagttggatgttttaaattaattgcattttcctATAAAAACTACCTTAAACATGAAATAATCACAAACTATATCAGGTCTGCAGTTATTCTGATCTATTGAAagatacaaaatattaaaaacagtcAAACAGTACAAGTTAGCTGATACTGTTTCTACAAAGAGTTCTCACACTTAGCTGGGAAATGTGACTGAGCATCTGGAAACAGtttatttcagtgcttaaaaCAGGTTTTGATCCCAGGTGCCCCTTCTTCCAGTGAAAAGTGAGTATTTCCTTCATTTCGGTTTATTCGACAAGTTGAATTAGGTCAGATGGAATCAGGGAACCGattggaagctgaaaaaataataatctatcgATACGAAAGAGGCCTGAAGTCTTAAAAAAGCAGCCAGTGCGATTTACTAACTGCTTGTAAGGCTTgaatatttcttgtatttcataaGTCGGTTAGTTCTAAGCAGAAAACGTAGTTTGTTCACACAGaccccttttctttctgctcttatGGTTCATCACGGTGATTTTATTTAAGTAATGAAGACAATTTCAGCATGCTAGTTCGGTGCACGGGCAGTCGGATGCAGGTCTTGTTCCAGCCAGAGCCTGGCACAGAGAAAGcattaatgagaaaaaagaaaatcaatattcATCTAGTAAGTAAGAAATGCCTTGGTTCCTGCATCCTCAAATGGGGACAGGGTGAAGATAGGAGTAGACGTACGCGCAGACTGCTGGCCACAGGGACACCTTCCTTAGCCGAGTTTTGTGCTCTCAGGCCACATTTTGCTGTAATCCCGGTGCAGGGTGAGCGGTTCCCGGTAATGTGAGCGAATCCTGCTTGAGGGGAGTCACTCCAAAGACTGCGGCAGCGAACAGATGAGATTTCAGCCCAGTTGCTTTCCGGAGTCGAGCAGTAGCGAAGCCCTTCGCTGTCGGTCCgtcctgcctgcctgcagagaCCCTCTCGGCCGCCTGCCTCGGCGTGTCCCACCTCTGCTCCGACTCCGACAAgggctctcccctctctcagcGCTGCCCTGCAGAGTCACTTCCACCCCAGCTGCTTCGCCTGTGCCAGGTTACAGACACAGCAGCGCCATGAAATCAGGCGATTCCTCTTCTGTTTTACGCAACAGCAGTAATGAGCTTCTGCGTGGAGGAAATTAAGAGAAGGTTTAGCTAGCTATGAACTTTTTAGTTTCTAGATtctccagctgaggatctggtaACTGGCCAAACTGTCTTACTGACGCAGCCGTTTGTGGACGAGGCAGGCTATTTGAGTGGTCTGTGTTTCTGTTGCAAAGCAGACAGTGGCGCGCGGTTGTAGTTACCTgtgcttttcttgggttttgccATGTgccaccccccagctcctccgGTGGAGCTGCAGAGTTTCTGGCGAGCTGTGCCTGTGCCTCCCCTGCTCTTCTTGCTCCACGGCGACGACAAGGCTTATGAAGGGGCTGGATAATTTTGCATCCAGAACTAAATCTTTGTTGCCGCTGCACTCTGAGCACAGTCCGATTTGACCTTACGCTCCAGAGCACCAACTGATGGCCAAATAAGaccagaaggggttttttttccttcctcctcctaaCCCTCCTCTCAACCTCGCGTCctaccctccccaccccccttctttTGGCATTGCGGGTCTTTGCCCAGCCCCGAGTGTCAGGGGACCACAggagctgccacccccagccccggggtgccGGCCGCTGCCAGAGGAAGGCCTGGGCCCCATGGATCATGGGGCAGATCTCCGATGGCCAAGCAGTCcctcagagctgggctgggcacgGTGCGCACACCGCAGTGAGCTCCGCGTCTCTCCAGCAGCACGGCCTCCCTGCTGAGGCTGGGCAAAAGGAGAGGGATTTGGATCCCTTTCCTCGAGGAAAAGCGATGTTATTTACTACCTGAGGCTGGGCAAAAGGAGAGGGATTTGGATCCCTTTCCTCCAGGAAAAGCGATGTTATTTACTACCTGAGGCTGGGCAAAAGGAGAGGGATTTCCATCCCTTTCCTCGAGGAAAAGCGATGTTATTTACTACCTGAGGCTGGGCAAAAGGAGAGGGATTTCCATCCCTTTCCTCAAGGAAAAGCGATGTTATTTACTCCCTGGCGCTGTCCCGGGAGAGGAGGCAGCGCTCAgagaaggggctggggctggggggagacgtTGCTGTGCCCGCCGGGGCGGTGGGGCCCGTGGCgagagggagctgctgggtgccAGGGGCGGCCCTTCCCCACCGCAGCCGCTCTCTGAGCCCGAGGGGCCCGTCCCCGTGGCCCGGCGCTCGGCGGGGCGAGCGAAGGCCCCTCGGGGCTGCTGGCAGGCGGAGAGGgcgagggcgggcggggggggctgtggcccTGCCTTTGCGGAGGACCCCCCCGCCCGGCCCTCGGGGGCTTCGGCGCAtggccgggcgcggggggcggcccccGCAGGCCCCCCCTCGGGGCCGCCGGGCGCCGCGACCCTCAGCCGGGCGGGCGCGGGCCTCGGaggacgccgccgccgccgccgcccgccgcggcaGGTCCCGCCGAGCCGCGGGAAGCTCCGGTGCCGACGGCGGGATCCCGGCGACCCCCAGTGGCGGCTGCGGGCGACGGCGGGGCCGCAGCTCCCggccggaggcggcggcgggggaaggcggAGGCCGGGCGGCCTCCCCGagctccgcccgccccgggggcAGCCAGGCGTCCCCTGAGGGGAGCCGGACCCCCGGCGGCGCGGCGCCCTGACGGCGCGGTCCTGCCTTGCAGCTGATGCAGCAGCAGACGACGGTTCTCTCCACCTCCCACGGCAGCTACCTGAGCCCAGGCGTCGCCTTTTCCCCTTGCCACATCCAGCAGATCGGCGCCGTCAGTCTCAACGGGCTGCCAGCCGCTCCCATCGCACCGACATCAGGTGAGGGGCTGGCGCGGGCCGGGGTGCGGCGAGTCCTTCCGAGCCTCCTGCCCCGGCACTCAGCACGGTGCTCGCACGGGTCAAACAGTTCCCGCATCCCTCCGGGCTCAGCGTCTGGATTAGGCCGCTCTTTTCTACCAGCGCAGGCTCTGAGGGCAGCAGTCCCTAGCGCCGCGCAAATTTCTGCAGCCTCCCTGACACCCTCCCGTGTTCAGCACATGCTCTCTTGCCCTTCTGCTGTTCCTCTCTGCTGCacggtggtttttttcccccctttgatGTCATAAAGAAAGAGCAGGTTCCCAGGATTGCACCTGACGGAGTATACCGCCATCCCACAGTAATAATATCAGCAATAAGTCACGTCGGGTTTGACCCCCTGTCAAGAAAAGGGCTCTGTCGTGCTAGATGCTGTGCAAACCTGGATTAAAAATGCTCCATCCCAAAGCTCTGACAGCAGCCAGGACTAGTGATGCTACGCCCACTCTTCACACTGGTGCTGCCTCTAATTTTGTGAAGGCTCCAGCACTGATCTGTCACCCCCACGTGCCGACTAGAAGAAATAATGGCTTCGTACACAGCAGTTTTGCCGGGCAGATGGAAGGAGGCAGCATGGGCTTTGCAGGACCTCGACTCTCATGGGACTCTCTTCTTGCTCTACAGGGCTACATTCACCACCTCTCCTGGGAACAGCAGCCATGCCAGGGCTCGTGGCACCCATTTCAAATGGCTTCACTGGAGTGGTACCGTTCCCAAACGGGCATCCAACCTTGGAAACAGTTTACACCAATGGTCTTGTGCCATACTCAGGTACGGAgagcgggaaaaaaaaaacatccagagACCTCAGGAACTGCAGTTCGTTCCTCTTTTCTGGTTTCCCCATAGAGAACACTTTGTCTAGCTCCCTACCAGCCAGGCACTGAGACTCActtggtgggggggtgtgggatGGGCCGGGGGAGAGACACAGGGAACACGGGTGGATTCCCTTTGCTCTGCTTCTGATtatgcgcttgtctgcagcccagGGCCCTTCAGTAGCAGAGACTTTGCACCCAGCTTTCACAGGAGTTCAGCAGTACGCAGGTACCAGCTTCCCTTGAATCCCTCAGGCCCTTGCGTGGCTGCCCAGATCCTCAGGTAAACAGTTTGTTCTGTCTCCTTGGAATACAGCTGTGTATccaaccaccaccatcacccccattGCTCAGAGCATCCCTCAGCCACCtcccatcctgcagcagcagcaacgaGAAGGTGAGGATCAGGGTGGGAgtgtgtgtctggggggggggcggtgggatTTGCGTAGCTCATCTTCTGCACCACAGCACCAATGGAGAGGAGATGGCACTAACCTTTGTCCGCCCTAATCTTTAATATTGGAGCTGGGTTACGGAACCAGCTGTGTCTCTGCAGTGAGCGGACTGGAAGGGGTCAGAGGACGCCTGTCACACGTACTTTTTGCCAGATGCTGCCAAGTACAAAGGGGACAGCAAGCACTGGAACACCAAGCTTTGACCCCCAAAGGGTATATATAGAGTCAGCACCTTCCCTGCGCAGGCAGGGGAAAAGAGCACTTCCTCCCCGTCGTTACTGGTGCCAGAACCACACTGGTACCAGTCAAACCAGCCTCTCCAACGCACTGTCCCCTCACTCTTCAGCCTTCGTGAGTTTGTTTTTCAACTTGTTTCAAAACTGGCCTGGACAGAATGTGAAGGCAAAGGCATTCTCTGTCTGCTTTGTATAGCAGGTGTCAGTGAGGGAACGGCTCCTTGTGCTCGTCAGGCTCACGGGGAGCAAGTGAAGGAGTGGGCAGGACCAGGTCAGCCCAGAAATCGGCTGTGTGGCAATCCAGGAGATTTCCAGTTAGGGCTGTGGCTTGTGGGCTGAAAGCACCCACTGCACAGCTGTGGGCAGGGAACGCTAGGGCAGCGGCTTTCACATGGCAGTGTCTGCTGGCCTCCTAGGACTGGGAGAGCTACGAACAAGGAGCTGCCGCCTCAGGCAATTGCCTTCCAGCAGAACAGCACCCCGACACTCGCAGAGTTGTTGTGTCCAGCACCCCACGTGGGAACTGGGCAGGCTGTCATAGCGACTCTTCTCTCCAGAAACTCCAGCTCTGCATAGCGCCTCCCAGCCGCTCCTGGGAAGCCCTCAGAACCCTTTGTGGGCCAGTGACTGAGAGAGACAAGCGAGGGGAGGTCACGGCAGAAGGAGGCAGTGCTGGGGCTCTCCTCCAGTGCTGTGCTCTAAGTTGCGCCCATTTCTCTTCCGCTTCCTTTTGGGGACTCTCTGTTTTGTCCCTCCCCATTGCCCCCATGCCTGCAGGTCCTGAAGGCTGCAATCTCTTCATCTACCATCTCCCTCAGGAGTTTGGAGACAATGAGTTGATGCAGATGTTCCTGCCCTTTGGCAATATCATTTCCTCCAAGGTCTTCATGGATCGTGCCACAAACCAGAGCAAGTGTTTTGGTGAGTGCTGACGCCAGCGGGCAAGGGAAGTGTAATGGATAACGAGGACATTCATGCATGGAGCATGGCACCAACAGTGACGTTATTATCCATGCCTGTGTCCTGTCCTTCAGGTTTCGTAAGCTTTGACAACCCATCCAGTGCACAGACTGCTATCCAGGCCATGAATGGCTTCCAGATTGGCATGAAACGTTTGAAGGTCCAGTTAAAACGACCCAAGGACGCTAACCATCCCTACTGACGGCAGTTGAGCAAGCAGGAGTCACTTCTGCAGCACAGGTAAAGCTGGCACCATCGCAGCACAGTTTCTACGCGGCGCTGGCCAGTGGCAGGGGGCAGCAAGGTCTGGCTGCTCCCTGCGGGGTGGGGAGGCGGGAGCTGAATGCAGCAACACAGCTCGGGGCAGAGGCCTCGCCTGCCGCGCTCAGCCCCAGCGCCTGAGCAAGGCGACCGAGGCAGGCCAGGAGATGCTGGCCAGGTTCAACCAAGAGTCTAGCTCATCAGGCAAGCTTGTGGCAATGAGGCAGGCCCAAGGCCAAGCCAGAGAGTCCATCCACAGGTCAAGACCAGGATCAGCTCTGGTGAAGGTAAACGGGCTCAGACGTAGCCCAGTGATTGCCAGGCAGGCCTGGAATGAGAATAATAAACAGATCCAACACAAGGGTTGGAACCCAGATTGTAAGATCCATGGACAGGACAGGTCTTCCATGATACAGGTCAGCCAAGGACTGAAGGCGCCGTAATGAGACTTCTGGACCCACGGGCAGAGTGTGGACAGAGGCCACAGGGGAGGCTGCCCAAGGCCATTAAGGCCCATTAGTGTGCTCAGGACCTGACAGGCAGCTGGGTTCAAAGTACCCGCCCGTGGTCTAAGCAAGGTTTCAGTCTGCTTTCTGACCACGCCCAAACAGCGTTCATCTTCCTGAAAAGGTTTAAAAACCCgatagttttgttttcagttgttacATGTGCTCTGAAATTAGTCTGCAGAGAACGCTTGCCATGGTTCAGAAGGGACAATcccatagaatcgtagaattgctgaggttggaacggacctttaagatcatcaggtccaagcattaacctaccctgacaagagccacttctaaaccatgtccctaagtgccacatctaccctttttttaaacacctccagggatggtgactccaccacctccctgggcagcctattccaatgtttaataaccctttcagtgaaaaaatgtttcctaatatccaatctaaacctcccctgacgtaacttgaacccgtttcccctcgtcctatcacttgtcaccagggagaagaggtcagcccccatctctctacaacctcctttcaggtagttgtagagggtgataaggtctcccctcggcctcttcttcaggctgaacaaccccagctccctcagtcgttcttcataaggtttgtcctccagacccctcaccagctccgttgcccttctctggacacgctccaacac is from Chroicocephalus ridibundus chromosome 22, bChrRid1.1, whole genome shotgun sequence and encodes:
- the CELF5 gene encoding CUGBP Elav-like family member 5 isoform X2 codes for the protein MARLTRGRASPQPPPLPPPQPPRPPRRASPMSSSGGAEPPAQPDSMKDLDAIKLFVGQIPRNLEEKDLKPLFEQFGKIYELTVLKDRYTGMHKGCAFLTYCARDSAIKAQTALHEQKTLPGMARPIQVKPADSESRGGDRKLFVGMLNKQQSEDDVLRLFEPFGVIDECTVLRGPDGNSKGCAFVKFSSHTEAQAAIHALHGSQTMPGASSSLVVKFADTDKERTLRRMQQMVGQLGIFTPSLTLPFSPYSAYAQALMQQQTTVLSTSHGSYLSPGVAFSPCHIQQIGAVSLNGLPAAPIAPTSGLHSPPLLGTAAMPGLVAPISNGFTGVVPFPNGHPTLETVYTNGLVPYSAQGPSVAETLHPAFTGVQQYAAVYPTTTITPIAQSIPQPPPILQQQQREGPEGCNLFIYHLPQEFGDNELMQMFLPFGNIISSKVFMDRATNQSKCFGFVSFDNPSSAQTAIQAMNGFQIGMKRLKVQLKRPKDANHPY
- the CELF5 gene encoding CUGBP Elav-like family member 5 isoform X1; this encodes MARLTRGRASPQPPPLPPPQPPRPPRRASPMSSSGGAEPPAQPDSMKDLDAIKLFVGQIPRNLEEKDLKPLFEQFGKIYELTVLKDRYTGMHKGCAFLTYCARDSAIKAQTALHEQKTLPGMARPIQVKPADSESRGGRDRKLFVGMLNKQQSEDDVLRLFEPFGVIDECTVLRGPDGNSKGCAFVKFSSHTEAQAAIHALHGSQTMPGASSSLVVKFADTDKERTLRRMQQMVGQLGIFTPSLTLPFSPYSAYAQALMQQQTTVLSTSHGSYLSPGVAFSPCHIQQIGAVSLNGLPAAPIAPTSGLHSPPLLGTAAMPGLVAPISNGFTGVVPFPNGHPTLETVYTNGLVPYSAQGPSVAETLHPAFTGVQQYAAVYPTTTITPIAQSIPQPPPILQQQQREGPEGCNLFIYHLPQEFGDNELMQMFLPFGNIISSKVFMDRATNQSKCFGFVSFDNPSSAQTAIQAMNGFQIGMKRLKVQLKRPKDANHPY